A window from Pseudomonas alloputida encodes these proteins:
- a CDS encoding enoyl-CoA hydratase/isomerase family protein — protein MTIHCEVLTGVDGARIGIATLDAPKALNALNLPMIEVLGEQLHAWARDPGIVCVLLRGNGAKAFCAGGDVRALAQACRDHPGSVPPLAASFFAAEYRLDFALHTYPKPLLCWGHGHVLGGGMGLLQGANVRIVTPSSRLAMPEISIGLYPDVGASWFLARLPGKLGLFFGLTGAPINARDALDLGLADRFLGEHQQEALIEELLQLNWQEQTAIQLNSLLKAEQHRACAELPDAQWLPRRHEIDQLLDVADAASAWRALERLKQHDDPLLADAGHRLHEGCPLTAHLVWEQIRRARYLSLAQVFQMEYSMSLNCCRHPEFSEGVRARLLDKDNQPRWHWPDVAQVPTAVVEAHFAKAWEGRHPLADVG, from the coding sequence ATGACCATTCACTGCGAGGTACTCACCGGCGTCGATGGCGCCCGCATCGGCATCGCCACCCTGGATGCGCCCAAGGCGCTCAATGCCCTGAACCTGCCGATGATCGAGGTGCTGGGCGAACAACTGCATGCCTGGGCCCGCGACCCGGGTATCGTCTGCGTGCTGCTGCGCGGCAACGGGGCAAAAGCCTTTTGCGCAGGCGGCGATGTCCGTGCGCTGGCGCAAGCCTGCCGCGACCACCCCGGCAGTGTCCCACCGCTGGCGGCCTCCTTCTTCGCCGCCGAATACCGCCTGGACTTTGCCCTGCACACCTACCCCAAACCGTTGTTGTGCTGGGGCCATGGGCATGTGCTGGGTGGTGGCATGGGGCTGCTGCAAGGCGCCAATGTACGTATCGTCACCCCCAGCAGCCGGCTGGCCATGCCGGAAATCAGCATCGGCCTGTACCCTGACGTAGGCGCCAGTTGGTTCCTGGCCCGACTGCCGGGCAAGCTCGGTTTGTTCTTCGGCCTGACAGGTGCGCCGATCAATGCCCGCGATGCCCTTGACCTGGGCCTGGCTGACCGTTTTCTGGGCGAGCACCAGCAAGAGGCCTTGATCGAGGAGTTGCTGCAACTGAACTGGCAGGAGCAGACCGCCATACAACTGAACAGCCTGCTCAAGGCCGAGCAGCATCGTGCCTGCGCCGAGCTGCCTGATGCCCAGTGGCTGCCACGACGGCATGAGATCGATCAGTTACTCGACGTGGCGGATGCGGCTTCAGCCTGGCGCGCGCTGGAAAGGCTCAAGCAGCATGACGACCCATTGCTGGCAGATGCCGGCCACCGTCTGCATGAGGGTTGCCCGCTGACGGCGCATCTGGTCTGGGAGCAGATCCGCCGGGCGCGGTACCTGTCGTTGGCGCAGGTGTTCCAGATGGAATACAGCATGAGCCTGAACTGTTGCCGCCACCCTGAATTCAGTGAAGGCGTGCGCGCTCGCCTGCTGGACAAAGACAACCAGCCGCGCTGGCACTGGCCTGATGTGGCGCAAGTGCCGACGGCGGTAGTCGAGGCGCATTTTGCCAAGGCGTGGGAAGGGCGGCACCCGTTGGCGGATGTGGGTTAG
- a CDS encoding sensor domain-containing diguanylate cyclase, with the protein MPLRSALFSQRSLIVTLLVLLACGFLATSLLSYSSSRSAIRDGIINTELPLTSDTVYSEIQKDLIRPVLIASMMAQDTFLRDWVLSGEQHTERMTRYLSEVLGKQDIFTSFFVSDRTLTYYQAKGVLKHVQPGTWRDAWYFRLRELKAPYEINVDLDMANQDSLTVFINYQVHDYQQRFIGAAGVGLSVSSVVKLIDQYQRRYQRAVLFTDAKGKVLLTGSEGGPHGLQVGQLLKDNPELKAMLAEQWVPGEGSHEYHDSENHSHFLNVRHLPELDWYLLVDKRETGVLDRIRHALYLNLAICTMITLVVLALVHAMVRRHQASTEALATLDSLTGLYNRRSFDLLAAQALREARRDSSPLVALLIDLDHFKALNDNHGHLAGDEVLRQFANVLQGSLRQSDILCRWGGEEFIVLLREAEGRQAIEVAEKIRRRTEQLTFSYDNQPLRLTTSIGLSSLQPGDTLHALLTRADRALYRAKQAGRNRVCSETRHE; encoded by the coding sequence ATGCCCTTACGTTCCGCTCTGTTCTCGCAGCGCTCGCTGATCGTTACCCTGCTCGTGTTACTGGCCTGCGGCTTCCTGGCCACCTCGCTGCTCAGCTACTCCTCCTCTCGCAGCGCCATCCGCGACGGCATCATCAATACCGAATTGCCGCTGACCTCCGACACTGTCTACTCGGAAATCCAGAAAGACCTGATCCGCCCGGTGCTGATCGCCTCGATGATGGCCCAGGACACCTTCCTGCGCGACTGGGTGCTGTCCGGCGAGCAGCATACCGAACGCATGACCCGCTACCTGAGCGAGGTCCTGGGCAAGCAGGACATCTTCACGTCCTTTTTCGTGTCCGATCGCACGCTGACCTACTACCAGGCCAAAGGCGTGCTCAAGCACGTCCAACCGGGCACCTGGCGTGATGCCTGGTATTTCCGTCTGCGTGAACTCAAGGCCCCTTATGAGATCAACGTCGACCTGGACATGGCCAACCAGGACAGCCTGACCGTGTTCATCAACTACCAGGTGCACGACTACCAGCAGCGCTTCATCGGCGCGGCAGGCGTAGGGCTGAGCGTATCGTCGGTGGTCAAGCTGATCGATCAGTACCAACGCCGCTACCAGCGCGCGGTGCTCTTCACGGATGCCAAGGGCAAGGTGCTGTTGACCGGCTCCGAGGGTGGCCCGCATGGCTTGCAAGTCGGCCAGTTACTTAAGGACAACCCTGAGCTGAAGGCCATGCTGGCCGAGCAGTGGGTGCCGGGCGAAGGCAGCCACGAGTACCATGACAGCGAAAACCACAGCCACTTTCTCAACGTTCGCCACCTGCCCGAACTGGACTGGTACCTGTTGGTGGACAAACGCGAAACCGGCGTCCTCGACCGCATTCGCCACGCGCTGTACCTGAACCTGGCGATCTGTACGATGATCACCCTGGTGGTGCTGGCACTGGTGCATGCCATGGTCCGCCGCCACCAGGCCAGCACCGAAGCCTTGGCCACGCTCGACAGCCTCACCGGCTTGTACAACCGGCGCAGCTTCGACCTGCTCGCCGCCCAGGCGCTGCGAGAAGCCAGGCGCGACAGTAGCCCACTGGTGGCCTTGCTGATCGATCTGGACCACTTCAAGGCGCTGAACGACAACCACGGCCACCTGGCAGGTGACGAAGTGCTACGCCAATTCGCCAATGTGCTGCAAGGCAGCCTGCGTCAGTCAGATATACTGTGCCGGTGGGGCGGTGAGGAATTCATCGTGCTGCTGCGCGAAGCTGAAGGCCGCCAGGCCATCGAGGTGGCAGAAAAAATCCGCCGACGCACCGAGCAGCTGACCTTCAGTTACGACAACCAGCCGCTGCGGCTGACCACCAGCATCGGCCTGAGCAGCCTGCAACCGGGGGATACCCTGCACGCCCTGCTGACCCGCGCCGACCGCGCGCTTTATCGTGCCAAGCAGGCTGGCCGCAACCGTGTCTGCAGTGAAACCCGCCATGAATGA
- a CDS encoding cysteine-rich CWC family protein has protein sequence MNDKQHCPACGALNHCSLADPRRATQACWCYSVTIDPAVLQALPDELRNKACLCPRCAAVEEQLRPSAAH, from the coding sequence ATGAATGACAAGCAACACTGCCCCGCTTGCGGTGCCCTCAACCATTGCAGCCTGGCCGACCCACGCCGTGCCACCCAGGCGTGTTGGTGCTACAGCGTGACCATCGACCCGGCCGTGCTCCAGGCCTTGCCCGACGAGCTGCGCAACAAGGCCTGTCTGTGCCCGCGCTGCGCCGCCGTTGAAGAACAGCTCCGTCCATCCGCTGCCCACTGA
- a CDS encoding pseudouridine synthase, with protein sequence MRLDRFLANLPSYNRQNVRLMLAQRRVRVDGQVVSDPLTDVREFSRVELDEQLLQAGRPARYLMLYKPTGCVSATHDPQHRTVLDLLPAALRDDLHIAGRLDFNTTGLMILTNDGQWSRRLTQPATKLPKHYLVDTEDEIGEHYVAKFREGFYFAFEDLTTQPAQLDILGPHRARLAIVEGRYHQVKRMFGHFNNKVIGLHRESMGAIRLDPGLAPGEYRELTANEIATV encoded by the coding sequence ATGCGCCTTGACCGTTTCCTCGCCAACCTGCCCAGCTACAACCGCCAGAACGTTCGCCTGATGCTGGCGCAACGCCGCGTGCGAGTGGATGGCCAGGTAGTCAGCGACCCGCTGACCGACGTGCGTGAATTCAGCCGCGTAGAGCTGGACGAGCAACTGCTGCAGGCCGGCCGCCCGGCCCGCTACCTGATGCTGTACAAGCCCACTGGCTGCGTAAGCGCCACCCACGATCCGCAACACCGTACCGTTCTCGACCTGCTGCCAGCGGCGTTGCGAGATGACCTGCACATAGCCGGGCGCCTGGACTTCAACACCACCGGCCTGATGATCCTGACCAACGATGGCCAATGGTCACGGCGCCTGACCCAGCCTGCCACCAAGCTGCCCAAGCATTATCTGGTGGACACCGAGGACGAGATTGGCGAGCACTATGTGGCCAAGTTTCGCGAGGGTTTCTATTTTGCCTTCGAAGACCTCACCACCCAACCTGCCCAGCTGGACATCCTCGGCCCCCACCGAGCCCGGCTGGCGATCGTCGAGGGGCGTTACCACCAGGTCAAGCGCATGTTCGGGCATTTCAACAACAAGGTGATCGGGCTGCATCGGGAGAGCATGGGGGCGATCCGGCTGGATCCGGGGTTGGCGCCGGGGGAGTATCGTGAACTGACGGCCAATGAGATAGCCACTGTCTAG
- the phaG gene encoding (R)-3-hydroxydecanoyl-ACP:CoA transacylase, whose amino-acid sequence MRPEIAVLDIQGQYRVYTEFYRADAAENTIILINGSLATTASFAQTVRNLHPQFNVVLFDQPYSGKSKPHNRQERLISKETEAHILLELIEHFQADHVMSFSWGGASTLLALAHQPRYVKKAVVSSFSPVINEPMRDYLDRGCQYLAACDRYQVGNLVNDTIGKHLPSLFKRFNYRHVSSLDSHEYAQMHFHINQVLEHDLERALQGARNINIPVLFINGERDEYTTVEDARQFSKHVGRSQFSVIRDAGHFLDMENKTACENTRNVMLGFLKPTVREPRQRYQPVQQGQHAFAI is encoded by the coding sequence ATGAGGCCAGAAATCGCTGTACTTGATATCCAAGGTCAGTATCGGGTTTACACGGAGTTCTATCGCGCGGATGCGGCCGAAAACACGATCATCCTGATCAACGGCTCGCTGGCCACCACGGCCTCGTTCGCCCAGACGGTACGTAACCTGCACCCACAGTTCAACGTGGTTCTGTTCGACCAGCCGTATTCAGGCAAGTCCAAGCCGCACAACCGTCAGGAACGGCTGATCAGCAAGGAGACCGAGGCGCATATCCTCCTTGAGCTGATCGAGCACTTCCAGGCAGACCACGTGATGTCTTTTTCGTGGGGTGGCGCAAGCACGCTGCTGGCGCTGGCGCACCAGCCGCGGTACGTGAAGAAGGCAGTGGTGAGTTCGTTCTCGCCAGTGATCAACGAGCCGATGCGCGACTATCTGGACCGTGGCTGCCAGTACCTGGCCGCCTGCGACCGTTATCAGGTCGGCAACCTGGTCAATGACACCATCGGCAAGCACTTGCCGTCGCTGTTCAAACGCTTCAACTACCGCCATGTGAGCAGCCTGGACAGCCACGAGTACGCACAGATGCACTTCCACATCAACCAGGTGCTGGAGCACGACCTGGAACGTGCGCTGCAAGGCGCGCGCAATATCAACATCCCGGTGCTGTTCATCAACGGCGAGCGCGACGAGTACACCACAGTCGAGGATGCGCGGCAGTTCAGCAAGCATGTGGGCAGAAGCCAGTTCAGCGTGATCCGCGATGCGGGCCACTTCCTGGACATGGAGAACAAGACCGCCTGCGAGAACACCCGCAATGTCATGCTGGGCTTCCTCAAGCCAACCGTGCGTGAACCCCGCCAACGTTACCAACCCGTGCAGCAGGGGCAGCATGCATTTGCCATCTGA
- a CDS encoding tyrosine-type recombinase/integrase, with translation MLSDLQVRQAKVTGKAYSLVDFDGLYFHISATGFKAWHFRFTWGGKRERMSFGGYPALSLKDARHLRDEARAMLAKDINPHSERKRKRHVIVLAGEHTFQAIYDKWLAHRSLSLENEGRQSTPKQIGRVFAKDVFPVLRHLTVYDVTRAHLLDIIGRVEKRGSLSVAEKLRTWFSQLFTYASVVVPNMGDNPAKDLDVVAMPLPPVENNPFLRMPELPAMLQTLRKYSGRLNTQLGLRLLLLTGVRTGELRYATPDQFDLERGLWIIPVVRLKQRKQLTKKKRQRFADIPPYIVPLSLQAQEVVRHLLGNLKPAQVYLIPGDWCLKKPLSENTLNGALKRMGYEDQLTGHGVRATVSTALNELGYPPKWVDAQLSHADPDRISATYNHAEYVEQRRVMMQDWADRLDLFEQNQLEVASTHLTITLQGLPTIAGQAAAQPPALNPNAPQLIVAPAPDAPAVPASVYRLSAVHLPEYARPTLSEVQRERLQLLEMFEASHNLSVADYAKLVGKSRRWITYEIQAGNLLSIHLGHRGQRVPDWQLDPIKRKLIQAVLKLVPRGIDTWHIYHALLRPYDALGKCPVIEAVDPTNLHLAARLVAAHAIETDELAEQSEVSPVLARQTVERLVKTAMLVDTPEDLVAR, from the coding sequence ATGCTTTCAGACCTCCAGGTTCGACAGGCCAAGGTGACCGGCAAGGCGTATTCGCTTGTCGATTTCGACGGTCTCTACTTCCATATCTCAGCCACCGGCTTCAAGGCCTGGCACTTCCGCTTCACTTGGGGCGGCAAGCGCGAGCGCATGTCCTTCGGCGGCTATCCCGCGCTTTCCCTGAAAGATGCCCGTCATCTGCGCGACGAGGCCCGGGCCATGCTGGCCAAGGACATCAACCCGCATTCGGAACGCAAGCGCAAACGCCACGTGATTGTCCTGGCGGGCGAGCACACCTTCCAGGCCATCTACGACAAATGGCTGGCCCACCGCAGCCTCTCTCTGGAAAATGAGGGCCGCCAGAGCACGCCCAAACAGATCGGGCGCGTCTTCGCCAAGGATGTGTTTCCCGTATTGCGCCACCTGACCGTCTACGACGTCACTCGCGCCCACCTGCTGGACATCATCGGCAGAGTGGAAAAACGTGGCTCGCTGTCGGTCGCCGAGAAGCTGCGCACCTGGTTCAGCCAGCTATTCACCTACGCCTCGGTGGTGGTGCCCAACATGGGCGACAACCCGGCCAAGGATTTGGATGTGGTGGCGATGCCGCTGCCGCCGGTGGAGAACAACCCCTTTTTGCGCATGCCCGAACTGCCGGCCATGCTGCAGACGTTGCGCAAGTACAGCGGCCGCCTGAATACGCAACTGGGTCTACGTCTGCTGCTGCTCACGGGCGTGCGCACCGGTGAATTGCGCTACGCCACGCCCGATCAGTTCGATCTGGAGCGCGGTCTGTGGATCATCCCGGTTGTCAGGCTCAAGCAACGCAAGCAGCTCACCAAGAAGAAGCGCCAGCGTTTCGCCGACATCCCGCCGTACATCGTGCCACTGTCGTTGCAGGCACAAGAAGTCGTTCGTCATCTGCTGGGAAATCTGAAGCCAGCGCAGGTCTATCTCATCCCCGGTGATTGGTGCCTGAAAAAACCTCTCAGCGAGAACACGCTCAATGGCGCGCTCAAGCGCATGGGCTATGAAGATCAGCTCACTGGGCACGGCGTTCGCGCCACCGTATCGACCGCGCTCAATGAATTGGGCTATCCGCCCAAGTGGGTAGACGCCCAACTCTCGCATGCCGATCCGGATCGGATCAGCGCGACCTACAACCACGCCGAGTACGTCGAGCAGCGCCGCGTCATGATGCAAGACTGGGCCGACCGCCTGGACTTGTTCGAGCAGAATCAGCTCGAAGTTGCCAGCACGCACCTGACCATCACGCTGCAGGGTCTGCCCACGATTGCCGGACAGGCGGCAGCGCAGCCGCCCGCCCTGAATCCAAACGCCCCTCAGTTGATCGTTGCGCCTGCACCGGATGCGCCAGCGGTTCCAGCTTCCGTCTATCGACTTTCGGCGGTGCATCTGCCCGAGTACGCGCGACCCACGCTGTCAGAGGTGCAGCGCGAGCGCTTGCAATTGCTGGAGATGTTCGAGGCATCCCACAACCTGTCGGTGGCCGACTACGCCAAGCTGGTTGGCAAGTCCCGCCGCTGGATCACTTACGAGATTCAGGCTGGCAATCTCCTGTCGATCCATCTGGGTCACCGTGGACAGCGCGTCCCGGACTGGCAACTCGACCCCATCAAACGCAAGCTGATTCAGGCTGTCCTGAAGCTGGTGCCGCGCGGCATCGACACCTGGCACATCTATCACGCACTGCTGCGGCCATACGATGCCCTGGGCAAGTGTCCAGTCATCGAGGCAGTCGATCCGACCAACCTGCATCTTGCAGCTCGACTGGTCGCCGCACATGCCATAGAAACCGATGAGCTTGCAGAGCAATCGGAAGTATCTCCGGTGCTGGCCAGGCAGACTGTAGAGCGCCTGGTAAAAACGGCAATGTTGGTTGATACGCCCGAAGATCTGGTCGCCCGTTGA
- a CDS encoding AlpA family transcriptional regulator: MSQTSVLQPNERRILRLEEVEAKSGFKRAHIYNLMKKRQFPQALRLGVRAVGWDSIEIDQWIDERVNNRA, from the coding sequence ATGTCGCAAACATCTGTACTGCAGCCAAACGAGCGCCGCATCCTGCGCTTGGAAGAAGTCGAAGCGAAATCAGGTTTCAAGCGCGCCCACATCTACAACCTGATGAAGAAACGCCAGTTCCCGCAGGCCCTGCGTCTGGGCGTGCGCGCCGTGGGCTGGGACTCCATCGAAATCGATCAGTGGATCGACGAGCGCGTCAACAACCGGGCCTGA
- a CDS encoding ParA family protein — translation MQVVSIISTKGGVGKTTTAANLGGLAADAGLRVLLLDLDVQPTLSSYYELAHRAPGGIYELLAFNERDLDQLVSRTIIAGLDLVLSNDHRGELNTLLLHAPDGRLRLRHLLPALNPLYDLVLIDTQGARSVLLEMAVLASDLALSPVTPEILAARELRRGTMQLLEDIAPYRQLGIAPPPLHLLINRVHPVSANARLIQQALRDLFQDHADIRVLATDVPAIEAYPRAATRGLPVHRVEYRQPVGRVAPAALATMRDLAGELLPQWQDRFAAVSGRPPQPLDTRRPHGQRT, via the coding sequence ATGCAGGTCGTATCCATCATTTCAACCAAAGGTGGGGTCGGCAAGACTACCACCGCTGCGAACCTCGGCGGTCTCGCTGCGGACGCCGGACTGCGCGTGCTGCTGCTCGACCTCGATGTGCAGCCCACCTTGTCCTCATACTATGAGCTGGCTCACCGCGCGCCGGGCGGTATCTATGAATTGCTGGCCTTCAACGAGCGCGACCTCGACCAGCTTGTGTCCCGCACGATCATCGCGGGCCTGGACTTGGTGCTCTCCAACGACCACCGAGGCGAACTGAACACTTTGCTGCTGCACGCGCCGGACGGGCGCTTGCGGCTGCGGCATCTGCTTCCGGCGCTCAATCCCCTCTACGACCTGGTGCTGATCGACACCCAGGGCGCGCGCTCGGTGCTGCTGGAGATGGCGGTGCTGGCCTCCGACCTCGCACTGTCACCCGTGACCCCGGAAATTCTCGCCGCCCGCGAGCTGCGGCGCGGCACCATGCAGTTGCTGGAGGACATTGCACCGTACCGGCAGCTGGGCATCGCGCCGCCGCCGCTGCATCTGCTCATCAACCGCGTCCATCCGGTGTCCGCCAACGCCCGCCTGATCCAGCAGGCGCTGCGCGATCTGTTCCAGGACCATGCTGACATCCGTGTGTTGGCTACCGACGTGCCGGCCATTGAGGCTTATCCGCGTGCTGCTACGCGCGGCCTGCCGGTGCATCGGGTCGAGTACCGCCAGCCAGTGGGCAGAGTCGCTCCCGCCGCGCTCGCCACCATGCGCGATCTTGCCGGCGAATTGCTCCCGCAGTGGCAGGATCGATTTGCCGCAGTGTCCGGCCGTCCGCCACAGCCTCTTGATACCAGGAGGCCCCATGGCCAACGCACATGA